A genomic window from Cricetulus griseus strain 17A/GY chromosome 4, alternate assembly CriGri-PICRH-1.0, whole genome shotgun sequence includes:
- the Muc17 gene encoding mucin-17 isoform X2 produces the protein MSRTMRMRQTAAAFCLLALILHFLPQSTAAEQVNCLNGGSWNGEICLCPNGFTGNLCQDRVPVVICQNGGSWDGLKCQCTSLFYGPRCEDVVESFEIEKTVTAAVEVSVTVTSQNYSEKLEDPKSEEFKKFNETFTEQMKMIYAEIPEYEGVVIKSLRKGSIVVDYDVILKTRYTPEYETVFQSISSNMKEKIENATKLQVTVNNNCSALLCFNSTATKVQNVSNFVISNETCQQQVGEEYAKYVFTETKGDKVHCITACSAGYKTSLDCHYGKCQLQRSGPQCLCLTTDTHWYSGETCDWGIQKSLVYGLVGAAVAVLLVILVILGVLSTRFRREANRQKFKVSQMQKWNEEEGRNPGAFHNVGFDHNEEGENYVHLGSMYSNFEASLSHINPEEKIQIQRPEIVMTSL, from the exons TGAACTGCCTGAATGGAGGGTCCTGGAACGGGGAAATCTGCCTTTGCCCCAATGGCTTCACAGGGAATCTCTGTCAGGATAGAGTCCCCGTTGTCATCTGCCAGAACGGAGGCTCGTGGGATGGCCTCAAATGTCAGTGCACCAGCCTCTTCTATGGGCCGAGGTGTGAGGATGTGGTGGAGAGCTTTGAGATAG AAAAAACAGTCACTGCAGCCGTGGAAGTGAGCGTGACAGTAACCAGCCAAAACTACAGCGAAAAGCTAGAGGACCCAAAATCGGAGGAATTCAAGAAGTTCAATGAGACATTCACTGAGCAG ATGAAGATGATTTATGCTGAAATCCCTGAGTATGAAGGGGTTGTCATCAAATCGCTGCG GAAAGGCAGTATCGTGGTGGATTATGACGTCATCCTGAAGACCCGGTACACCCCAGAGTACGAAACTGTGTTTCAGAGCATCAGCAGTAATATGAAGGAAAAGATCGAAAATGCAACCAAACTTCAAGTAACTGTTAATAATAACTGCTCAG CTTTACTGTGTTTCAACTCTACTGCCACCAAGGTGCAAAATGTTTCCAACTTTGTCATTTCTAATG AGACCTGCCAGCAGCAGGTTGGAGAGGAGTATGCAAAATATGTTTTCACGGAGACCAAGGGTGATAAGGTGCATTGTATCACAGCCTGCTCAGCCGGCTACAAAACCTCCTTGGACTGCCACTATGGCAAATGCCAGCTGCAGCGGAGTGGACCCCAGTGCCT CTGCCTGACCACAGACACTCACTGGTACAGCGGGGAAACCTGCGACTGGGGTATCCAGAAAAGCCTGGTGTATGGGCTCGTGGGAGCCGCGGTGGCAGTGCTGTTGGTGATCCTTGTCATCCTGGGTGTGTTGTCCACACGTTTCAGGAGAGAGGCAAACAG GCAAAAGTTCAAAGTGTCTCAGATGCAGAAGTGGAATGAAGAGGAAGGCCGAAACCCTGGAGCCTTCCACAACGTCGGTTTTGACCACAATGAAG AAGGAGAAAACTATGTCCACTTGGGCTCCATGTACAGCAACTTCGAGGCCTCCCTAAGTCATATAAACCCTGAAGAAAAG aTCCAGATTCAGAGGCCTGAGATAGTCATGACATCATTGTAA